A region of Capsicum annuum cultivar UCD-10X-F1 unplaced genomic scaffold, UCD10Xv1.1 ctg82773, whole genome shotgun sequence DNA encodes the following proteins:
- the LOC124895510 gene encoding uncharacterized protein LOC124895510 isoform X1: protein MNDSSVREMNDRQPQRPCCCVGIFFQLFDRNCRFAKKLFPKKLLSPACLKQASKKFGGDEKQPKLRLIADENSGGFPNAKNNGMTDTRCESKCEMKAPSLVARLMGLESTPAGSGSNSQKALASKTWSNVADKLGARPGGSDKEDMDFEMAEIKSSELGLQRFRAKCALTHPTRYFSPLEDEADLVGNSLDHHSTDSYLSSSPNSSSKDKVLAESVDSVDDESLFPEPDRDLSNCETSLSTRRSYRELIHNVSGVLGKIDRLKGSKLSYTKQVILNAELIFGTTPQQQALPIEDGFSVSHFLLNEHEMFLSFLWMAFGELLGCNDPKQMNQLKGFAFDCLLEYLDSKFSPISDSGFRTCTKLPSSMTKEILIADIIDEVEEWTQFVGLIPEELIEWDMSHSLGKCTDFENEEYECGTEVARHILQELVDEVVLDLYSSS from the exons atgaatgaTAGCTCAGTTAGAGAAATGAATGATAGACAACCTCAAAGGCCTTGTTGTTGTGTGGGTATTTTCTTTCAGCTCTTTGATCGGAACTGTAGATTTGCCAAGAAGCTGTTTCCAAAGAAACTGCTTTCACCAG CTTGCTTGAAACAAGCTTCAAAAAAGTTTGGAGGGGATGAGAAGCAGCCAAAGCTTCGTTTG ATTGCTGATGAGAACAGTGGGGGTTTTCCAAATGCAAAGAATAATGGAATGACCGATACACGTTGTGAAAGCAAGTGCGAAATGAAAGCTCCAAGTTTGGTTGCTAGGCTCATGGGTTTGGAATCGACGCCAGCAGGATCAGGCAGTAATTCCCAAAAGGCTTTAGCTTCTAAAACTTGGAGCAATGTGGCAGACAAACTTGGTGCTCGACCTGGCGGATCTGATAAAGAAGATATGGATTTTGAGATGGCCGAAATAAAGAGTTCAGAACTAGGTTTGCAAAGGTTTAGAGCTAAATGTGCTCTCACTCATCCTACTAGATATTTTTCTCCTTTGGAAGATGAAGCTGATTTAGTTGGGAATTCACTTGATCACCATTCAACTGACAGCTACCTCTCCAGCAGTCCCAATAGTAGCTCAA AGGACAAAGTGCTTGCTGAATCAGTGGACTCTGTTGATGATGAATCACTCTTTCCAGAACCTGATAGAGATCTTTCGAATTGTGAGACCTCATTATCCACCAGGAGGAGTTACAGAGAACTGATTCATAACGTTTCTGGAGTGCTCGGCAAGATTGATCGGTTAAAAGGAAGCAAACTCAGCTACACAAAACAGGTCATTTTGAATGCTGAACTCATATTTGGAACTACACCTCAACAGCAGGCTCTACCTATAGAGGATGGGTTCTCTGTGAGCCACTTTCTCCTCAATGAACATGAAATGTTTTTGAGTTTTCTGTGGATGGCTTTCGGTGAGTTGCTTGGCTGTAATGACCCAAAACAGATGAATCAGCTTAAAGGATTCGCCTTTGATTGTCTATTAGAGTACCTAGACTCAAAATTTTCTCCAATCTCTGATTCTG GTTTCAGAACCTGTACCAAACTACCATCAAGTATGACCAAAGAGATTCTGATTGCTGATATTATTGATGAGGTCGAAGAGTGGACACAATTTGTAGGTTTGATCCCAGAGGAGCTAATAGAATGGGATATGAGCCATTCTTTGGGTAAATGTACGGACTTCGAGAATGAAGAATATGAATGTGGCACTGAAGTTGCTAGGCATATTCTCCAAGAATTAGTAGATGAAGTTGTTTTAGACCTCTACAGTTCTAGCTAA
- the LOC124895518 gene encoding zinc finger A20 and AN1 domain-containing stress-associated protein 8-like, with protein MESSKETGCRAPEDPVLCINNCDFFGCAATLNMCSKCQKEMILLKQEHTKHAAASNEDVVRRSSSSDESELALAGSAVASADLASQISQVKSKEGLKKCTACRKRVGLMEFSFKCGDLFCAVHHYSDKHNCPFDFRNAGQNAIAKTNPTIVAEKLNKI; from the coding sequence ATGGAGTCATCTAAAGAGACAGGTTGTCGAGCTCCAGAAGACCCCGTCCTCTGCATCAACAACTGTGATTTTTTCGGTTGTGCAGCTACGTTGAATATGTGTTCCAAGTGTCAAAAGGAGATGATACTACTAAAGCAGGAACATACAAAGCATGCAGCTGCATCCAATGAAGACGTCGTACGCAGAAGCTCAAGCAGCGATGAATCAGAACTTGCTCTTGCAGGTTCCGCGGTTGCATCTGCAGATTTAGCCTCTCAGATTTCACAAGTGAAGTCAAAAGAGGGTTTGAAAAAGTGCACAGCTTGTCGTAAGCGTGTGGGATTAATGGAGTTCAGTTTCAAATGTGGTGATCTTTTCTGCGCAGTTCATCATTATTCAGACAAACACAACTGCCCGTTTGATTTTAGGAATGCTGGTCAGAATGCAATAGCAAAAACAAATCCTACCATTGTAGCTGAAAAGCTTAATAAGATCTAA
- the LOC124895510 gene encoding uncharacterized protein LOC124895510 isoform X2: protein MNDSSVREMNDRQPQRPCCCVGIFFQLFDRNCRFAKKLFPKKLLSPACLKQASKKFGGDEKQPKLRLIADENSGGFPNAKNNGMTDTRCESKCEMKAPSLVARLMGLESTPAGSGSNSQKALASKTWSNVADKLGARPGGSDKEDMDFEMAEIKSSELGLQRFRAKCALTHPTRYFSPLEDEADLVGNSLDHHSTDSYLSSSPNSSSKDKVLAESVDSVDDESLFPEPDRDLSNCETSLSTRRSYRELIHNVSGVLGKIDRLKGSKLSYTKQVILNAELIFGTTPQQQALPIEDGFSVSHFLLNEHEMFLSFLWMAFGELLGCNDPKQMNQLKGFAFDCLLEYLDSKFSPISDSGFRTCTKLPSSMTKEILIADIIDEVEEWTQFVGLIPEELIEWDMSHSLGKCTDFENEEYECGTEVARHILQELVDEVVLDLYSSS from the exons atgaatgaTAGCTCAGTTAGAGAAATGAATGATAGACAACCTCAAAGGCCTTGTTGTTGTGTGGGTATTTTCTTTCAGCTCTTTGATCGGAACTGTAGATTTGCCAAGAAGCTGTTTCCAAAGAAACTGCTTTCACCAG CTTGCTTGAAACAAGCTTCAAAAAAGTTTGGAGGGGATGAGAAGCAGCCAAAGCTTCGTTTG ATTGCTGATGAGAACAGTGGGGGTTTTCCAAATGCAAAGAATAATGGAATGACCGATACACGTTGTGAAAGCAAGTGCGAAATGAAAGCTCCAAGTTTGGTTGCTAGGCTCATGGGTTTGGAATCGACGCCAGCAGGATCAGGCAGTAATTCCCAAAAGGCTTTAGCTTCTAAAACTTGGAGCAATGTGGCAGACAAACTTGGTGCTCGACCTGGCGGATCTGATAAAGAAGATATGGATTTTGAGATGGCCGAAATAAAGAGTTCAGAACTAGGTTTGCAAAGGTTTAGAGCTAAATGTGCTCTCACTCATCCTACTAGATATTTTTCTCCTTTGGAAGATGAAGCTGATTTAGTTGGGAATTCACTTGATCACCATTCAACTGACAGCTACCTCTCCAGCAGTCCCAATAGTAGCTCAA AGGACAAAGTGCTTGCTGAATCAGTGGACTCTGTTGATGATGAATCACTCTTTCCAGAACCTGATAGAGATCTTTCGAATTGTGAGACCTCATTATCCACCAGGAGGAGTTACAGAGAACTGATTCATAACGTTTCTGGAGTGCTCGGCAAGATTGATCGGTTAAAAGGAAGCAAACTCAGCTACACAAAACAGGTCATTTTGAATGCTGAACTCATATTTGGAACTACACCTCAACAGCAGGCTCTACCTATAGAGGATGGGTTCTCTGTGAGCCACTTTCTCCTCAATGAACATGAAATGTTTTTGAGTTTTCTGTGGATGGCTTTCGGTGAGTTGCTTGGCTGTAATGACCCAAAACAGATGAATCAGCTTAAAGGATTCGCCTTTGATTGTCTATTAGAGTACCTAGACTCAAAATTTTCTCCAAT CTCTGATTCTGGTTTCAGAACCTGTACCAAACTACCATCAAGTATGACCAAAGAGATTCTGATTGCTGATATTATTGATGAGGTCGAAGAGTGGACACAATTTGTAGGTTTGATCCCAGAGGAGCTAATAGAATGGGATATGAGCCATTCTTTGGGTAAATGTACGGACTTCGAGAATGAAGAATATGAATGTGGCACTGAAGTTGCTAGGCATATTCTCCAAGAATTAGTAGATGAAGTTGTTTTAGACCTCTACAGTTCTAGCTAA
- the LOC124895517 gene encoding zinc finger A20 and AN1 domain-containing stress-associated protein 8-like, with amino-acid sequence MESSKETGWRAPEDPVFCINDCDFFDSAATMNMCSKCQKDMILLKQEHAKLAAASSKDVIRRSSGNDESELALAGAAVAFADLASQISQVKSKEGLKKCTACRKRVGLMGFSCKCGDLFCAVHHYSD; translated from the coding sequence ATGGAGTCATCTAAAGAGACAGGTTGGCGAGCTCCAGAAGACCCCGTCTTCTGCATCAACGACTGTGATTTTTTCGATAGTGCAGCTACGATGAATATGTGTTCCAAGTGTCAAAAGGACATGATTCTACTGAAGCAGGAACATGCAAAGCTTGCAGCTGCATCCAGCAAAGATGTCATACGCAGAAGCTCAGGCAACGATGAATCAGAACTTGCTCTTGCAGGTGCCGCGGTTGCATTTGCAGATTTAGCCTCTCAGATTTCACAAGTGAAGTCAAAAGAGGGTTTGAAAAAGTGCACAGCTTGTCGTAAGCGTGTGGGATTAATGGGGTTTAGTTGCAAATGTGGTGATCTTTTTTGCGCAGTTCATCATTATTCAGACTAA